A single region of the Silene latifolia isolate original U9 population chromosome 8, ASM4854445v1, whole genome shotgun sequence genome encodes:
- the LOC141594530 gene encoding protein S40-2-like, translating to MEFQESDIMFSNEYSSSNQINPIGYYNSVTTSKRGRNRVTKKQNEGQRSPTVPLNIPGSSSSSPSSSFRYDGHGFDSFSDDFLDDNELVPPHVIVDRRSSGSNMNGKGKKKNLIHFRNSVLKLTGFLES from the coding sequence ATGGAATTTCAAGAATCAGATATTATGTTCTCAAATGAATACTCATCTTCTAATCAAATTAACCCAATTGGGTATTATAACTCGGTTACGACCTCAAAACGAGGTCGTAACCGAGTTACTAAAAAGCAAAATGAAGGGCAAAGGAGCCCAACTGTTCCATTGAACATCCCTGGGAGCTCTTCTTCATCACCCTCTTCATCTTTTCGTTACGATGGTCACGGGTTCGATTCCTTTAGCGATGATTTTCTTGATGATAATGAATTAGTTCCACCTCATGTTATTGTGGATCGAAGATCAAGTGGTTCTAACATGAATGGTAAAGGGAAGAAGAAGAATTTAATTCATTTCAGGAATTCTGTTCTTAAATTGACTGGTTTTCTTGAATCTTAG